The Pedococcus dokdonensis region CGTTGCGTCGCACCCGGGTGGGCGCCTTCACGCTGGCCGAGGCGCACGGTCTCGAGGCGCTCGCCGAGCTGGACGAGCCGGAGCAGCTGCCGGTGACCCCGCTCGCGGACTCCGCGCGCGCGCAGTTCGCGGTCCGTGAGCTGACCGCCGAGGAGAGCACCGCGCTCGGCTACGGCCAGCGGGTCGACTCGGCCCAGCAGGGTCGCACCGAGCCGGTGGCTGCCTTCGCGCCCGACGGCCGGCTGGTCGCGCTGCTGGATGAGTCCGGTCACAAAGCCAGGCCGCACGTCGTGTTCGCCCCGGCCGGTTCGTAGAGTGTCCTCCGTGCACCGCTGGACCGACCCCGCCGAGACGCCCCCGGGCCTGCGCCCCTGCGTCGCCACGTTCGGCAACTTCGACGGCGTCCATCTGGGTCACCGGGCCGTGCTGGCGCGGCTCGTCGCCGAGGCGACCGAGCGCGGCCTGCCGAGTGTGGCGGTGACCTTCGACCCGCACCCGGCCGCGATCTTCCACCCCGACACCCTCGAGCTGATCTCTCCCGGACGGCTGCGCGACGACCTGCTCGCGACGACGGGCATCGACGGCCTGCTGGTGCTCGACTTCACCGAGGAGTTCGCCCAGCAGACCGCCGAGGAGTTCATCGTCCACACCTTCGTCGAGACGCTCGGGGCGCAGGTGATCGTGGTGGGCGAGGACGCGCGTGGCTTCGGCCGTGGCTACACCGGCGACGTGAGCACGCTCGCCGCCCTGGGCGCAGAGCACGGCTTCGACGTCGTCGTGCTCGACGACCTCGGCAACGGCGAGCGGTGGTCGTCCTCCGCCGTCCGCCGCCACCTGGCGGCCGGCGAGATCGCCGAGGCCTCGGCCGTCCTCGGGCGGCCGCACCGGATGACCGGCACCGTCGTCCACGGGGCCCACCGCGGCCGTGAGCTGGGCTACCCGACCGCGAACCTCTCGCCCGACTCGCTCGGGCTGGTCCCCGCCGATGGCGTGTATGCCGGGTGGCTCACCCGGGTCTCGAAGGCCGATGACGACCCCGAGCGCACCCTGCCGGCGGCCATCTCGGTGGGCACCAACCCGACCTTCGACGGCACTGTCCGCACCGTCGAGGCCTACGTCCTGGACCGCACCGACCTCGACCTCTACGACGAGGAGGTCACCGTCGAGTTCGTCCACCGCATCAGGCCCACCCTGCGGTTCGACTCGATCGAGGAGCTCCTGGAGGCGATGGCCGGAGACATCGACACGTGCCGACAGGTCCTGGCCTCGATCGTCCCGTCCTGAGTCCACGGTCCCGCCCGGGCGGGCTGTGGGCCAGGGCGAGCGGGGGCTCCGCGCTGTGGTGGCGCAGCGACTGGGGCCTGGTCGTCGCTGCGCTGGGGCTCTCGCTGGTCGGCGCGCTCCTCGTCTACTCCGCGACGCGGCACCAGAGCGGCACCGCCTACCTCGTGCGCCACCTGTTCAACACCGCGGTGGGCGTCGTCCTGGCGGCTGCCGTGACCCGCACGGGCTACCAGTGGCTGCGCGCAGCCGCCCCCTGGCTCTACCTGGTTTCGGTGGCGGGTCTCGTGCTGGTGCTCACCCCGGTCGGGTCCACGGTCAACGGGTCGCACTCGTGGATCCTGCTCCCGGGGGGCTTCTCGGTGCAGCCGTCGGAGTTCGCGAAGGCCGCCCTCTGCCTGGGGATGGCGATCATCCTCGGCGAGCGGATCGACCGGGAGGGTCGCCCCGACGGGCGGGACCTGTTGGTCGCGGTCGTCGTGGCCGCGGTGCCGATCGGGTTGGTCCTGGTGCAGCCCGACCTGGGCTCGGCGCTGGTGCTGGGGGCGCTGGCGTTCGGCGTCATCGCGGTGGCCGGCACGCCCAAGCGCTGGCTCGCCGCAGCGGTGGCACTCGTCGCGGCCGCGGTGGTCGTCGCGCTCACCACGCCCGTCCTCAGCGACTACCAGCGCGACCGCCTGACCGCCTTCGCCAACCCGCAGGCCGACCCGCAGGGGATCGGCTACCAGACGCGACAGGTGCGGATCGCGATCGGATCGGGTGGGTGGCAGGGGCAGGGCCTGTTCGAGGGCCGCCAGACGCAGGGAGGGTTCATCCCCTACCAGCAGACCGACTTCGTCTTCTCGGTCGCGGGGGAGGAGCTGGGCTTCCTCGGCGCCGCCGGGTTGCTGCTCCTGCTCGGGTTCGTCGTGCTCAGGGCGGTGCTGGTGGCCGCCCGCGCCCAGGACGCGTTCGGGCGGCTGCTGGCCTCGGGCGTCGCGGTGTGGTTCCTCTTCCAGGTCTTCGAGAACGTGGGCATGAACCTCGGGGTCACGCCCGTCACCGGCTTGCCCCTGCCGTTCCTGTCGTATGGCGGGTCGTCGATGTTCGCGTGCTGGCTGGCCATCGGACTCATCAACAACGCCCACCTCGCCGCTCGGCGCCGCTGACTCCTCCTGGGTCGGTCACCGGCTCCACGCAGGGGGTCGTTGCGGGTGGCAACCGACCTGAAACCGTTTGGCCACAATCGGGCACGTTCACCCCCGCTGTGGTCCGGTGCATGGCACTATCCCCGAAACCCCTGCACCGAGCCCCCGAGCCGAGGAAGGCCCATGTCGACTCACACCCCCCTGTTCACCGCCCAGAACGAGCGCGTCAACGAGGCGGTGCTGGAGCAACGCCCGGCCACGGTCGCGCACCTGTTCCGCGACCGCGTTGCCAAGTCGCCGAACGCCGAGGCGTTCCGCTTCGCGGAGGACGACTCGTGGTCGTCGGTCACCTGGACCCAGGTCCGGGAGCGCGCCTACCGGCTGGCGGCCGGGCTGGTCGCCCTCGGGGTGCAGCCGGAGGACCGCGTGGCCATCGCGTCCTCGACCCGCTACGAGTGGGCCCTGACCGACCTCGCGGTGATGTGCGCCGGTGGCGCGACCACCACCATCTACCCGACGACGATCGCTCCCGACGTCGCCTACATCCTCTCCAACTCCGGCAGCGTGGTCGTCTTCGCCGAGGACGACGACCAGATCGCCAAGCTGTGGGAGCGCCGGATCGACCTGCCCGAGATCACCCGGGTGGTCACCTTCGACGGGACGTCCGACGGTGAGTGGGTGATCGGTCTCGACGAGCTGGAGCAGATGGGCGCCGAGCTCCTGGCGACGAACTCGTCCATCGTGGATGACCGGATCGACGCGCTGGGCAAGGACCAGCTCGCCACCATCATCTACACCTCCGGCACGACGGGCCGGCCCAAGGGCGTGCGCCTGACGCACGACGCCTGGACCTACGAGGCGGCGGCGGTCGACTCCATCGGGATCCTCAACTCCAGCGACCTGCAGTACCTGTGGCTTCCGCTCGCGCACGTCTTCGGCAAGGTGCTGCTGACCCTGCCGCTGCAGGTGGGCTTCCCGACCGCGATCGACGGCCGCGTCGACAAGATCGTCGACAACCTGGCCGTCGTGCAGCCGACCTTCATGGGCGCTGCACCGCGCATCTTCGAGAAGGCCTACGGCCGGATCACGATGATGATGGCTGCCGAGGGGGGCCTGAAGGAGAAGCTGTTCCTGTGGTCGGTGTCCGTCGGGCGCGAGGTGGCCGGGATGCGGGCCCGCGGTGAGGAGCCCACGGGCATGCTCGCCAAGAAGCTCGCGCTGGCCGACAAGCTGGTGCTCCACAAGGTGCGCCAGCGCTTCGGTGGCCGGATCCGGTTCTTCATCTCCGGGTCGGCGGCCCTGAACAAGGACATCGCCAACTGGTTCGACTCGATCGGGCTCACCATCCTCGAGGGCTACGGGCTCACCGAGACCAGCGCTGCGTCGTTCGTGAACCGCCCGTCGGGCAACGCCATCGGCACGGTGGGCTGGGCGCTCCCGGGCACCGAGGTGCGGATCGCCGAGGACGGCGAGGTGCTGCTGCGTGGCCCCGGCATCATGCAGGGCTACCACGACAAGCCCGAGGAGACCGCCGAGACCAAGGACGCCGACGGCTGGCTGCACACCGGCGACATCGGGGCCCTCGATGACCAGGGCTACCTCAAGATCACCGACCGCAAGAAGGACTTCTTCAAGACCTCGGGTGGCAAGTACGTCGCGCCGTCGCTGATCGAGTCGACCTTCAAGGGCCTGTGCCCCTACGTCAGCCAGTTCATGGTCTACGGCGCGGACCACAACTTCGTCACCGCCCTGGTCACCCTCGACCCCGACGCGATCAAGGAGTGGGCCGAGCTGCACGGGGTGTCCGGCGACTACCGCAAGATCGTGACCTCGAAGGAGGCGCACGACATGGTGCAGGTCTACATCGACAACCTCAACGTGAACCTCAACCGGTGGGAGCAGATCAAGAAGTTCACGATCCTCGACCACGACCTGACCATCGAGGACGGCGACCTGACGCCGAGCCTCAAGCTGCGGCGCAAGGCGGTCAGCGAGAAGTACAAGGAGACGCTCGACGCCCACTACACGGGCTGAGCGCCACCAGACTCCACCGGCGGGTCGGCGACGAGGGGCACGAAGCGGTACCACCCGTGCTCCTCGACCGCCGGCCCGTCGTCGTCTGCCCGCACCCGTAGCATCCGCCCCGCGACGGGGATGACGAGCACCCCGGAGGCGGCGAGCTGGTCCACCAGCTCCGCGGGCAGCTGGGCTGCCTGGGCCGAGACGAGGATGCGGTCGTATGGCGCCCGGGCCGGCCACCCGAGCGTGCCCGGCAGTGAGCGCTCGACGCGGGCCCACGGCATACCCAGTGGTGCGAGGTTGGCGGCACCGAAGGTGACGAGCGCCGGCACCCGTTCCACGCCGGTCACCTCCCCGGTGGGGCCGGTCAGGTGGGCGAGGAGGGCGGTGGTCCAGCCGGACCCCGACCCGACGTCGAGCACCCGGTCGCCGGGCGACACCGCGAGCAGCTCGAGGGTCTGGCGCACCGTGGTGGGTTGGCTGTTGGTCTGGCCGTGACCGATCGACAAGGGCTCGTCGCGTTCCGCGTGGGCGCGCTGACCGGGCGGCAGGAACCCGGTGCGCGGCACCGCTTCCAGGGCCGCGGCGACGCGCTCGGCCGGGCTCGGCACCCTCCCAGTATCAGTGACCGGAGGCGTGGTGCGCGGCGGGAGCGGGATCCGGTCCGGCCCCGATCCAGTGCGCCGAGAGGGCGAGCACCAGCAGCAGGCCGAAGGCGGCGATGATCCGGACCGACGAGGAGCGCATGGGCGCACGGTAGGGCGCAAGGCTGGGAGTTGTCTGGGGCCAGTGGTCGTCTCCCAGCCATTCCCCAGCCAGGGCGCAGCCACCTCCCACCCACCGCGCGCAGTCTGGCCGGGACGCCCCCGGGTGGGGACGGGTCGGAGGTTGCAGGCCATGGCGCTGCTCGGGTGGCCACTTCTCGTCACACTGGGTGCGGGCGTCGTCGCCTGCACCGTGGTGACCCTGCTCCTGTGGTCGCGGGTGCGCGGTCCGGCGCCGGCCCGCGTGGGACAGCGGGTCGCGCTGGTCACGTCGGGGCAGCTCGTCGCGGTGCTGTTCGTCGCGGTGGCTCTCAACGACTACGGCTACTTCTACGGATCGTGGTCCGAGCTCCTCGGGACCTCCGTCTCCGCGCCGGCGGTCGTCCACGCCGCGACCAACCGCGTGACGGGACACCATGGCGGGCCACCCCGGGCGGCCAGGTTCGACCCCTCCCTCGCGGGCATCGACGCCTGGTCCACGCCCACCCAGTGGGCCACCCGCGGACGCGTGGAGGCGGTCACCCTGGTCGGTGCCCACAGCGGGCTCTCGGAGGCGGCCGCGGTCTACCTTCCGCCCCAGTACTTCCAGAAGGCCTACGCGCATCACCGCTTCCCCGGGGTCGAGGTGCTGACCGGCTACCCGGGTGCCACCCGCGAGCTGGTGTCGCGGATGCAGTACCCGGACGTGCTCCTCTCGCAGATCGACGCCCACCGGGCCAGGCCGATGGTCCTGGTCATGCTGCGGCCGACCGCTGCCCCGCCGCGCGACACCGAGTGCACGGACGTCCCGGGCGGCCCGCAGGTGCTGACCTTCCTCGGCGAGGACGTCCCCCGTGAGGTCTCGCACGACCTGCGGGTGGCGACGGTCGGCTGGGGTGTGATGGGCAGCTCCACGGGTGGGTACTGCGCGGCCAAGCTCCTCCTGACCCACTCGACGGTCTTCACCACCGGCGCAGCCCTGTCGGGGTACTACCACACGCTGGAGGACGACACGACGGGCGACCTGTGGGGCGGCTCGGCGGTCCTGCGCGACCTGAACGACCCCGAGTGGCTCCTGCGGCACCAGCCGGCACCACCGGTCTCGCTCTTCGCGACCATCGGCACCGGCGAGGTCAGCGGCACCGGGCTGCAGGACACCCGGCGGTTCGTCGCGCTCGTCCACCCGCCGATGTCGGTGACCTCCGTGGTCATCCAGGGCGGTGGGCACAACTTCAAGGCGTGGTCGCCGATGATGCCGCGTGCGCTGGACTTCCTGTCGGCGCACCTGGCGAGCTGACGGCTCCCGCCCGTCGGTCCGCGGCCGCGGTCAGGGGTGGGTGGCGGCGAGGAGCGTCCGGGCGATGAGCGCGTGCCCCGCCGCGTCGGGGTGGTCGCCGTCCGCCGAGAGCAGCGCCGTGGGGTTGCGGCTCCCGTCGGCGCTGAGGAACGGCTCGTAGAGGTCCACGCAGGTGTCACCGGCAGCACGGGCGGCCGAGCAGATGGCGCGGTTGGCGGCCACGGTCACGGTGTCGCTCCACTCGGCGAACCCGGGTCCCCGGGTCGCATCGGCCACGTCCCCGTCCTCGAACACGTTCCAGTAGGTCGTCACCTCGACCCGCTGCGCCGCAGGCCCGAGCGCACGGATCCTGCGCAGGTCGGAGGCGAGCCCACGCCCCATCGACGCGACGCCTGGTGCCACGCAGCCGGTGTCGCAGCCGCTCCGCTCCCAGCGGTCCTCCAGGCCGGCGAGGTCGTTGGCACCGATCGTGACGACGACGACGTCGGCGGACGCGACCGCCCTGGCCGTTTTGGCCCGAGCAAGCCCCGCGGCCAACGAGCCGGTCGTCAGACCCGGCACGCCCAGGTTGGTCGCCTTCACCGGCCCCCCGTCGCGAGCGGCGAGCAGCCGGGCGAACCGCTCCACGAAGGGAGTGCAGCCGCAGTTGGTGCCCGCGGTCACCGAGTCGCCGAGTCCCACGACCGAGCGGGGGGCCGGCCCAGGGCCGGCTGCGCTGGTGGTCGGGACCGCCGCAGGGCTGCTGGATGGCACGGAGGCCGCCGTCGACGGTGTCCGTCGGGTCGACGGGCCCCCACCGACCACGGCGGTCACGACAGCGAGGGCGACGAGGCCGGCTGCCACCGTCGCTCCGACGGCCAGGGCTGGGCGCGACACCGGGTGGGGAGGCACCGCGCGATGCTAGGAGCGCCGGCTGGGAGAACCGTGGGAGTCTCGGCTGCCCGCGCGGTTCGGTGCTCCGGCGTCCCGCCGTTACCCTTGGGGCACCATGACTTCCACCTCAGGCACCTCCGTCTTCCCCCGGCTCGAGCCCCTGCTCGAGCAGGTCAGCAAGCCGATCCAGTACGTCGGGGGCGAGCTGAACTCCACGGTGAAGGACTGGAACGTCGGCGGCCACGGACCCGGCGGGCAGGAGCTGACCACCCGCTGGGCGCTGATGTACCCCGACGCCTACGAGGTGGGGGTGCCCAACCAGGGCGTCATGATCCTCTACGAAGTCCTCAACGAGCGCCCTGACGCCCTCGCCGAGCGCACCTACGCCGTGTGGCCCGACCTCGAGGCCCTGATGCGCGAGCACGGCGTGCCCCAGTTCACCGTCGACGCCCACCGGTCGGTGCGTGACTTCGACGTGCTGGGCCTGTCGTTCTCGACCGAGCTCGGCTACACCAACATGCTCACCGCGCTCGACCTGGCCGGCATCCCGTTGCACGCGGCCGACCGGGGCGACGACGACCCGATCGTGGTCGCGGGCGGCCACGCGGCGTTCAACCCCGAGCCGGTCGCCGACTTCGTCGACGCGGCGATCGTGGGTGACGGCGAGGAGGCCGTGCTCGCGGTCACCGACCACATCGCCGCGTGGAAGGCCGAAGGTATGCCGGGCGGCCGGCGCGAGCTGCTGCTGCGCCTCGCGCGCACAGGTGGCGTCTACGTGCCGTCGCTCTACGACGTGACCTACCTGCCCGACGGGCGGATCCAGCGGGTCGCGCCGAAGCCCGACGCGCAGGGCGTGCCGTGGCGGGTGTCGAAGCACACCGTCATGGACCTCGACGCGTGGCCCTACCCCAAGCAGCCGCTGGTGCCGCTCGCCGAGTCGGTGCACGAGCGGATGTCGGTCGAGATCTTCCGCGGCTGCACTCGCGGCTGCCGGTTCTGCCAGGCCGGCATGATCACCCGCCCGGTGCGCGAGCGCTCCATCACCGGCATCGGCGAGATGGTCGAGCGTGGGCTTGCCGCGACGGGCTTCGAGGAGGTCGGCCTGCTCTCGTTGTCGTCGGCTGACCACTCAGAGATCGCCGACATCACCAAGGGCCTCGCCGACCGCTACGACGGCACCCAGACCGGTCTGTCGCTGCCGTCGACCCGCGTCGACGCGTTCAACATCGACCTCGCCAACGAGCTGACCCGCAACGGCCGTCGCTCCGGCCTGACCTTCGCCCCCGAGGGCGGCAGCGAGCGGATCCGCAAGGTCATCAACAAGATGGTCTCCGAGGACGACCTCATCCAGACCGTGGCCGCGGCCTACGGTGCGGGCTGGCGGCAGGTGAAGCTCTACTTCATGTGCGGCCTCCCCACCGAGACCGACGAGGACGTGCTGCAGATCGCCGAGCTGGCCAAGAAGGTCATCGAGACCGGTCGCCAGGTCTCCGGGCGTCGCGACATCCGGTGCACCGTCTCGATCGGCGGGTTCGTGCCCAAGCCGCACACGCCGTTCCAGTGGTGCGCCCAGCTCGGCGACGAGGAGACCGACGCCCGACTGGCCAAGCTGCG contains the following coding sequences:
- a CDS encoding bifunctional riboflavin kinase/FAD synthetase: MHRWTDPAETPPGLRPCVATFGNFDGVHLGHRAVLARLVAEATERGLPSVAVTFDPHPAAIFHPDTLELISPGRLRDDLLATTGIDGLLVLDFTEEFAQQTAEEFIVHTFVETLGAQVIVVGEDARGFGRGYTGDVSTLAALGAEHGFDVVVLDDLGNGERWSSSAVRRHLAAGEIAEASAVLGRPHRMTGTVVHGAHRGRELGYPTANLSPDSLGLVPADGVYAGWLTRVSKADDDPERTLPAAISVGTNPTFDGTVRTVEAYVLDRTDLDLYDEEVTVEFVHRIRPTLRFDSIEELLEAMAGDIDTCRQVLASIVPS
- the rodA gene encoding rod shape-determining protein RodA, with translation MPTGPGLDRPVLSPRSRPGGLWARASGGSALWWRSDWGLVVAALGLSLVGALLVYSATRHQSGTAYLVRHLFNTAVGVVLAAAVTRTGYQWLRAAAPWLYLVSVAGLVLVLTPVGSTVNGSHSWILLPGGFSVQPSEFAKAALCLGMAIILGERIDREGRPDGRDLLVAVVVAAVPIGLVLVQPDLGSALVLGALAFGVIAVAGTPKRWLAAAVALVAAAVVVALTTPVLSDYQRDRLTAFANPQADPQGIGYQTRQVRIAIGSGGWQGQGLFEGRQTQGGFIPYQQTDFVFSVAGEELGFLGAAGLLLLLGFVVLRAVLVAARAQDAFGRLLASGVAVWFLFQVFENVGMNLGVTPVTGLPLPFLSYGGSSMFACWLAIGLINNAHLAARRR
- a CDS encoding AMP-dependent synthetase/ligase, which gives rise to MSTHTPLFTAQNERVNEAVLEQRPATVAHLFRDRVAKSPNAEAFRFAEDDSWSSVTWTQVRERAYRLAAGLVALGVQPEDRVAIASSTRYEWALTDLAVMCAGGATTTIYPTTIAPDVAYILSNSGSVVVFAEDDDQIAKLWERRIDLPEITRVVTFDGTSDGEWVIGLDELEQMGAELLATNSSIVDDRIDALGKDQLATIIYTSGTTGRPKGVRLTHDAWTYEAAAVDSIGILNSSDLQYLWLPLAHVFGKVLLTLPLQVGFPTAIDGRVDKIVDNLAVVQPTFMGAAPRIFEKAYGRITMMMAAEGGLKEKLFLWSVSVGREVAGMRARGEEPTGMLAKKLALADKLVLHKVRQRFGGRIRFFISGSAALNKDIANWFDSIGLTILEGYGLTETSAASFVNRPSGNAIGTVGWALPGTEVRIAEDGEVLLRGPGIMQGYHDKPEETAETKDADGWLHTGDIGALDDQGYLKITDRKKDFFKTSGGKYVAPSLIESTFKGLCPYVSQFMVYGADHNFVTALVTLDPDAIKEWAELHGVSGDYRKIVTSKEAHDMVQVYIDNLNVNLNRWEQIKKFTILDHDLTIEDGDLTPSLKLRRKAVSEKYKETLDAHYTG
- a CDS encoding protein-L-isoaspartate O-methyltransferase family protein, giving the protein MPSPAERVAAALEAVPRTGFLPPGQRAHAERDEPLSIGHGQTNSQPTTVRQTLELLAVSPGDRVLDVGSGSGWTTALLAHLTGPTGEVTGVERVPALVTFGAANLAPLGMPWARVERSLPGTLGWPARAPYDRILVSAQAAQLPAELVDQLAASGVLVIPVAGRMLRVRADDDGPAVEEHGWYRFVPLVADPPVESGGAQPV
- a CDS encoding alpha/beta hydrolase: MALLGWPLLVTLGAGVVACTVVTLLLWSRVRGPAPARVGQRVALVTSGQLVAVLFVAVALNDYGYFYGSWSELLGTSVSAPAVVHAATNRVTGHHGGPPRAARFDPSLAGIDAWSTPTQWATRGRVEAVTLVGAHSGLSEAAAVYLPPQYFQKAYAHHRFPGVEVLTGYPGATRELVSRMQYPDVLLSQIDAHRARPMVLVMLRPTAAPPRDTECTDVPGGPQVLTFLGEDVPREVSHDLRVATVGWGVMGSSTGGYCAAKLLLTHSTVFTTGAALSGYYHTLEDDTTGDLWGGSAVLRDLNDPEWLLRHQPAPPVSLFATIGTGEVSGTGLQDTRRFVALVHPPMSVTSVVIQGGGHNFKAWSPMMPRALDFLSAHLAS
- a CDS encoding SGNH/GDSL hydrolase family protein, which encodes MPPHPVSRPALAVGATVAAGLVALAVVTAVVGGGPSTRRTPSTAASVPSSSPAAVPTTSAAGPGPAPRSVVGLGDSVTAGTNCGCTPFVERFARLLAARDGGPVKATNLGVPGLTTGSLAAGLARAKTARAVASADVVVVTIGANDLAGLEDRWERSGCDTGCVAPGVASMGRGLASDLRRIRALGPAAQRVEVTTYWNVFEDGDVADATRGPGFAEWSDTVTVAANRAICSAARAAGDTCVDLYEPFLSADGSRNPTALLSADGDHPDAAGHALIARTLLAATHP
- a CDS encoding TIGR03960 family B12-binding radical SAM protein; the encoded protein is MTSTSGTSVFPRLEPLLEQVSKPIQYVGGELNSTVKDWNVGGHGPGGQELTTRWALMYPDAYEVGVPNQGVMILYEVLNERPDALAERTYAVWPDLEALMREHGVPQFTVDAHRSVRDFDVLGLSFSTELGYTNMLTALDLAGIPLHAADRGDDDPIVVAGGHAAFNPEPVADFVDAAIVGDGEEAVLAVTDHIAAWKAEGMPGGRRELLLRLARTGGVYVPSLYDVTYLPDGRIQRVAPKPDAQGVPWRVSKHTVMDLDAWPYPKQPLVPLAESVHERMSVEIFRGCTRGCRFCQAGMITRPVRERSITGIGEMVERGLAATGFEEVGLLSLSSADHSEIADITKGLADRYDGTQTGLSLPSTRVDAFNIDLANELTRNGRRSGLTFAPEGGSERIRKVINKMVSEDDLIQTVAAAYGAGWRQVKLYFMCGLPTETDEDVLQIAELAKKVIETGRQVSGRRDIRCTVSIGGFVPKPHTPFQWCAQLGDEETDARLAKLREAIRSDRRYGSSIGFRYHDGKPGIVEGLLSRGDRRVGRVIEQVWRDGGRFDGWSEHFSFDRWMSAAETALADLPVDVAWYTTRERGESEVLPWDHIDSGLDKEWLWADWQDALDETEVDDCRWTPCFDCGVCPQMGTDIEIGPTGKTLLPLTVLGSGREAMAEAHAH